Sequence from the Zeugodacus cucurbitae isolate PBARC_wt_2022May chromosome 2, idZeuCucr1.2, whole genome shotgun sequence genome:
ACCATCATTAGTAACCGTGACATCACCAATGTCGTCAACCAGCATTTTGTCCAAACCAACAGGTCCCAAGGAACTCTTTACAATATTTGCAATGGAACTCGCAGCCATAACtgaaattatgttaaaaaatattttaataccaCACCCTTGTCTCCTTACTTAAGGACCTAAATGGTAATGAATGTAACCTcactttttcatataaattttatgtattttattgaagGAATAAAAAGTGTAGGTCATCTTTATTAAAGGAGAATATTACtcatttgcaaaattatttatcAGACATTCTCGAAATGTCCAAACCTTTCAAAAATAATCTCACATGTTGACTTTTCTATCGCCCGGTAATGCTTGGGCGCAGATGTTTTTTACACTTTAAATTTCTTACCATTTTGTGTACGCACGGAAGCGCCAGATTGTCTAGTGCCCGCAATGGACAGAGGGCTCGCAATAGTGGACATCCTTTTGGTTATTCTttgagatttttaattaaaaaatcaacaatatttaaaaatgctgATGAAAAATGATGTGCGCCTGACTCACTGTGTCGCTGACAAGAAAAATGTGTGCTTGTTCGAATTCGAAATGTCTTCCTTATTAATTTGCCGTACGTGTGGCAACTCTATATAAGCGTTGCCGTCTCATAAGTCTTTTCGTTCAAAATAATGCAATTATTGgaattaataatacaaaaagttTATAAGAATTATTATCCAGTTTAAGCCCTGCATTATTTTGATACTGAAATAGTCCAACAATTCAATATAATGTTTAATGTGAAAATTGTAAAGAAGGGTTCTTCGAAACTTCGAAATAGTTGGACaaggaaataaaacaatataaactgtatcaacaataaaaaagattaaaatataAACTGTAATGATAATAGAAGTGATCTTCTATTCTATTTGATTTAATCTTTAAAATAACAATGATAATAAGAACTGATAAATAATCACCAATTTGCAGGGCGTTTAAAAATCGATGTATTTGgtttatcgatattttaaaaacatcaTTTACATCGCTAGTACATCGGTTTATTTAGTTTATACGTGCTCTAACATTCCTGTCGTAGTTAATTACaagtttttagttttctttaaatataaacaatattttgtaaaatttatgtacaaattaGAACGTTAATGTAAAGTCAAAAATGTTAccattaaaatttatgttctttGTCGGCGCTTTGAGTATAGgtaaataattgttatttggCCACACCCAGCTTCAGTATGGACGCTGACTTAAACATCGCTTAATTAaattgtgtgtatatttttcaaaaagtttcagCGCAGCAAAACCACTTGGAGCAAAATAGATGTATTATTCCCAGAATTCTGCAAGGAAGTTGGTTCTCATGGGAGACTGGTAATCCCACACAGACAGTAATAGATGCGACTTCCATGTCCCGCCGTGGAGTATGTGTAACCATGTCTGGACATGGTGATGAGTATTCATTTGTGTTTAAAGAGCGGTCTGCAAATTGTTATCATTGTGTTCATACAATTATACGAACACTGAATGTGTTTGAAAAAGTTGAAGGTATAAGTAAAtttgtaactaaataatttcatcataattctcaatttttctttttattttataggtCCATGTGTTTCTATACCGACAGGAGTAGAGCCAAGTGTCGAAAATGTTTGCAAGGGCATAAGAGATGACCAACAATTAGTGACATTGTTTAATGAGAATTTTGTTCCCATCAACTGTCGTTCGTCGCTTGAAGGCGTGTGGCATTTCACATATCAAGTAATTTGCAATATTCTCAAAACTTAAAATTACTATaatgtaaaagtaaaatattttcttattagaaTCGTTTCCGGTTTACTGGTGTGTGCAACAAACCCGATGCGCGTATACAATCTTGTCAAACAGCTGGTACTCAATTCTTGATACAAAATCAGAAATTCAACGTTACATACCAACAATGTGAGGGTATGGAAGGCACATTCTCGGGTATTGTGGAATATAGTTGCTTAGGTGATTGGTTTGTGggcaaaaatcattattttgcgGTAGCAAATACGAAAGAATCGCGAAAAGATGAAAAATACCGCTGTTTCCTGAAAAATCGTGACGATGATTTGTATATTGGTGTTTCAATTACTGCTGAATGTAATACCTTAAAAACACCTGAGAACTCGCCAGAACGTCTTAAGCTTACACCTGTAAAAGCCGAATATGTTGAGCCCGGTTGTACACTGCCACAAAATTTTTCTGGTGACTGGGTTAACACTGCAAATATCGATGCAGATGTGTCTATTAGTGAAACGCATATTAACGAAACATACTATCCTGATAGAGCACGTTACCGTCGTACGATATACGTGTGTCGCGAGCGACGTGATAATAGAATTATGATGGCGCGTCTTACAGTCGATGGCTGTCAGAAGGATTATGTCTGTTTTGACTTTCAACCACGACATCATAATATCATACGCTATCGCAAGGGTTTAGCAGTTATCAAGGACGATTTTAGTACAGTGTGTTCGTGGGTGCAGTTCAAAAATGCAGAAGCCTGGAAATATGACTTGTTCCTAGCGAAAAATCCGGTGCCAGTACGTTGTCCAGTGGCgggaaaattcaattttacacAACGCGGAGAACATCCATTCAGAACGAGAATTCTTGGTGGTGTAACCTTAAGTCCTCGACCGAACATACattgcaaacaaaatatttcggaTTTATCAGTATGTGATACGGATCAAAAGGAGTTGGCTATTGATGAAAACTACTGTCTGTCAGTGGATCATTTGGGAAGGCCTGTGGACATATACAGTTAGTTGTGTTTTATAATTAAGTAAAACAAtggttaatatttaatttaacattttaggTGACCCGGATTATCGCATGAAGTGTATAGGCTTTTGGAAGGAGAATCTCAAATCTTATCTCATTACATATGATGATTTAGATCCACTCTCCAAGTACCGTTGCTGGGTATATCAGCGCGCAGACTTAAATCGTGTGCTAATGTCGCAAGCTGTTGGAGCTTTTTGCAAACTAAATCAAGATGTCACCTCATGGAATCACACAGAGGGAGCCGCAGTTGCCATTGATGCCATGGAGTACGAAAGAGAACGAGACGATTGTCCTATGTACTTCGATGATGGTGCCTATCCTTGGAAGGATTCAGATGCATCCAACATTATATTTGATTGGGATTTCTATAAGGCAGGTGCTACTCCCTTAATATCATATGCAAGTGGTGTTTTATTAAGTGTTTTCACgtggtttttattttaacaaaccGTGTTCATTAGCAGCTCTCACAAATagttttttagaatattatgtaaaacaaattttataacgcAACGACATTACCTTAATCAGGAATCTCTTAGAAGGTATAATTTAcgattttacaaacaaaaatgtgtCTTATTAGCTCATAAGTAAAACAttcgaatatatatacattccgTCCAGAATAGTATCTAATTGGCAACTATAACCATAAGTTCAATTCTATATAAATgtactaaaatttggtatattaATCCatccattttaaataaattgacaaTTTACGCTAATTGGAAGCTTgttgtacatataaaatatttaaagctacAGTTTACAAGGattacatataagtatgtaattaTACGAATATtaacatatacaaatatcagCGCAAAATCTAAACTAATAGTTTGcgcaaatcaaaaacaaaaaacaagtggCAATATTGACATTTATATCGAATAGGAATTTTCATATGTAGTTGGTAACGCGGCAggtatttgacatttaaaaCTGCTGTTTTTGTAACACTTgtcgaagaaaaataaaagcgaaatccGATAATCCGGTGGAGCAGGACagaaaaatttgcgaaaataaCAAGCAAAGTgctttatattcaaatttaataactaCTTAATTATTATCCTCGTCCAAGTGTTATATCCAAAATGGCGCTCTCTGTAATGATGCGTAATGCCGGCAAATTGAATGGTAAAACTTTAAACCGAAATTGACTTGCATTATATAATCGTAAACTTGAAAGTTCTAGGACTAGGAAAAACTGCCCTATCTTTGCCCATGAAGACGTTGACCACAAAGAGTACCAtttctgcagaaagtttgaagACCTTGACAAAATTGAATAATGCACAGGTATGAACTGTACGATATGACCGCTTAACTGTGTACagtacatatttttctttagaTCGTGTCAAGAACCTTCTCATTGAGTACTCCTAAAATGGCTGCAGCTAAAGGCAATCACGTACCTTTATGGACTGCTGAACGTTTGATATCTCTTGCGCTTCTCGGTGTTGTTCCTGCCGCTTTCATCTACCCTTCGCAAACGCTCGACGCTCTGCTTGCGGTCTCCGTAGTGCTTCACTCCCattggtaaataatattttaaattcgcaATTGCAGCTGCAGtctatattgtatttattattattattatttttgtaaaagggGTGTGGAGGCTATAGTCACAGATTATGCACGTCCCCAAGTGGTTGGACCAATATTACCGAAAGTCGCCCATGGTGCCTTGATCTTGCTTTCTATTGCAACGCTTGGTGGACTTTTCTACATCATTCAAAACGATGTCGGAATTGCCAACTCCATTAAGCAGATTTGGAAGATTAAGCCTGCTGGATCTGGACCAACTGCTGAGGAAGCCAACACTCAATAATTGTTATAACTTCTTAATTCATTGCATAGCAACAAATTGGAACCGTTTGAATTCTAATAAATTAACACTATTATGTGAAGTACATAACTACTACAACagccaaaaatgtaaaaaacttACTTTTGTATTCGACTTAACTTAATATGAAACGTACACCATGAATAATATTAGCTTTTCGTTTAACGATAAAGAGGCGTAT
This genomic interval carries:
- the LOC105218955 gene encoding succinate dehydrogenase [ubiquinone] cytochrome b small subunit, mitochondrial, with amino-acid sequence MALSVMMRNAGKLNVLGLGKTALSLPMKTLTTKSTISAESLKTLTKLNNAQIVSRTFSLSTPKMAAAKGNHVPLWTAERLISLALLGVVPAAFIYPSQTLDALLAVSVVLHSHWGVEAIVTDYARPQVVGPILPKVAHGALILLSIATLGGLFYIIQNDVGIANSIKQIWKIKPAGSGPTAEEANTQ
- the LOC105218971 gene encoding uncharacterized protein LOC105218971, yielding MLPLKFMFFVGALSIVSAQQNHLEQNRCIIPRILQGSWFSWETGNPTQTVIDATSMSRRGVCVTMSGHGDEYSFVFKERSANCYHCVHTIIRTLNVFEKVEGPCVSIPTGVEPSVENVCKGIRDDQQLVTLFNENFVPINCRSSLEGVWHFTYQNRFRFTGVCNKPDARIQSCQTAGTQFLIQNQKFNVTYQQCEGMEGTFSGIVEYSCLGDWFVGKNHYFAVANTKESRKDEKYRCFLKNRDDDLYIGVSITAECNTLKTPENSPERLKLTPVKAEYVEPGCTLPQNFSGDWVNTANIDADVSISETHINETYYPDRARYRRTIYVCRERRDNRIMMARLTVDGCQKDYVCFDFQPRHHNIIRYRKGLAVIKDDFSTVCSWVQFKNAEAWKYDLFLAKNPVPVRCPVAGKFNFTQRGEHPFRTRILGGVTLSPRPNIHCKQNISDLSVCDTDQKELAIDENYCLSVDHLGRPVDIYSDPDYRMKCIGFWKENLKSYLITYDDLDPLSKYRCWVYQRADLNRVLMSQAVGAFCKLNQDVTSWNHTEGAAVAIDAMEYERERDDCPMYFDDGAYPWKDSDASNIIFDWDFYKAGATPLISYASGVLLSVFTWFLF